The following coding sequences are from one Luteimonas sp. S4-F44 window:
- a CDS encoding TldD/PmbA family protein, which produces MTIFTEAQARELLEKTVALSTADECTATLSGSIDGNIRFALNNVSTSGIVSNAELSVQVAFGKRVGTASINAFDDASLRNVVKRAEDLARLAPENPEFLPAIGKQDYRASPTFSESTAAITPEFRAQVAADSIAPCRAEQLVAAGFLDDGRSFVAFANSNGNFGYQQATNFNYTCTVRTEDGRGSGWVGRNLKDASAFDAGRDVRVAMRKASESAQAQALEPGKYTVILEPAAAAGLISFMMRYFDARTADEGRSFLSKRGGGNKLGEQVYDPRVNIVADPWHPEAPVLPWDNDGLPREKMAIIENGKVANLDYSRFWAQQQGKRAVGRPGNLLMSGGDKSTADLIAGTDRGILVTRTWYIRMVDPQTVLLTGLTRDGTFYIENGEIKYPLKNFRFNESPVIMLNNIDELGRPVRVGGDESSMVMMLPPMRLRDFTFTSLSDAV; this is translated from the coding sequence ATGACCATCTTCACCGAAGCCCAGGCTCGCGAACTGCTCGAGAAGACCGTCGCGCTGTCCACCGCCGACGAGTGCACCGCCACCCTGTCGGGCTCGATCGACGGCAACATCCGCTTCGCGCTCAACAACGTGTCCACCAGCGGCATCGTCAGCAATGCCGAACTCAGCGTGCAGGTCGCCTTCGGCAAGCGCGTGGGCACGGCCAGCATCAATGCCTTCGACGATGCCTCGCTGCGCAACGTGGTCAAGCGCGCCGAAGACCTCGCCCGGCTGGCGCCGGAAAACCCCGAGTTCCTGCCGGCGATCGGCAAGCAGGACTACCGCGCCAGCCCGACGTTCAGCGAATCCACCGCGGCGATCACCCCCGAGTTCCGCGCGCAGGTCGCGGCCGATTCGATCGCCCCGTGCCGGGCCGAGCAACTGGTGGCCGCCGGCTTCCTCGACGACGGCCGCAGCTTCGTCGCCTTCGCCAACAGCAACGGCAACTTCGGTTACCAGCAGGCGACCAACTTCAACTACACCTGCACCGTGCGCACCGAGGACGGCCGTGGCTCGGGCTGGGTCGGGCGCAACCTCAAGGACGCCAGCGCGTTCGACGCCGGCCGCGATGTGCGCGTGGCGATGCGCAAGGCCAGCGAGTCGGCCCAGGCCCAGGCGCTCGAGCCGGGCAAGTACACCGTGATTCTGGAGCCGGCCGCGGCCGCCGGGCTGATCTCGTTCATGATGCGCTACTTCGATGCGCGTACCGCCGACGAGGGGCGCAGCTTCCTGTCCAAGCGTGGTGGCGGCAACAAGCTCGGCGAACAGGTCTACGACCCACGCGTCAACATCGTCGCCGACCCCTGGCACCCGGAGGCACCGGTGCTGCCGTGGGACAACGACGGTCTGCCGCGCGAGAAGATGGCGATCATCGAGAACGGCAAGGTCGCCAACCTCGACTACTCGCGCTTCTGGGCACAGCAGCAGGGCAAGCGCGCGGTCGGCCGGCCGGGCAACCTGCTGATGTCGGGCGGCGACAAGTCGACTGCCGACCTGATCGCCGGCACCGATCGCGGCATCCTGGTCACCCGCACCTGGTACATCCGCATGGTCGATCCGCAGACCGTGCTGCTGACCGGGTTGACCCGCGATGGCACGTTCTATATCGAGAACGGCGAGATCAAGTACCCGCTGAAGAACTTCCGCTTCAACGAATCGCCGGTGATCATGCTCAACAACATCGACGAGCTCGGCCGGCCGGTGCGCGTTGGCGGCGACGAGTCGTCGATGGTGATGATGCTGCCGCCGATGCGGCTGCGCGATTTCACTTTCACCTCGCTGTCGGATGCGGTCTGA